Below is a genomic region from Rosa chinensis cultivar Old Blush chromosome 5, RchiOBHm-V2, whole genome shotgun sequence.
TGTTTGGTGTTCAGCAACAAGATCAGCCTAATTATGAGGTATGGCTTGTGATTTGGACAATCAGGTTTCACTAGTGCCTACAAAGTTGTAATTGGCATTAGACTGTATCATTTGCATGTTATATAACGTTACATTTCTGTTCCTTCTGAAATTTAGGAAGAGCCAGTTGATAAGACAAAGCATTTGGGTGATttggagagagaggaagaagaggaagaaccgATGGAGGGCAAAGATCTAGAAGATGGTATTGAATCTGTAGATAGCCTTTCAAGGTATCCTTGTTTATTTcccattttcattttgttttaatatCGTTGTAAAGTTCCTTATTTTGTAGTTCCCTTTGTAGTTTAACATGCTGGTAATTTTGAGAGAACTCCTTTTTCCTTGGGTCATTTGCACTTGAGGTAATTTTCTGAGTTGGTTCAATTTTTCTAACAAACTTCCGCACTTCCTTCTCAGTACTCCCACTGGCAATGAGAAACCTGATGTCATTGACCTTCACAAGCAGCAGAGAAAGGAGCCTGAAAGACCTTTATACCAAGTAAGTACGATAGCAGACACTTTCTTTAACGACTAACACGTGTTGTCGGTAGCAATCTAAAAGGATGGATCTTCTGAGAGGTCAGAAAGCATATAAAGTGGATGTTACTACAACCTGAAGAGTTAGAAGCTATGGAGAACGTCTTGCCTGAAAAGTAACTTTGAGTTTCAAATTTTTCCACTTTGAGAACTAGTTTGTGACTTGTAATGTTTTCCACAGGTATGAACAAGCAAGGGGGGAGAAGAAGCTGCGAAGTCAGCGAGAGGATTTCAGTGACATGGTTGCGGAGGTGGTGTGTGCCTCTCGGGTGAGGTTTGTTTTCAGTTACCTTTGTTTTCCATAAAATTATAATAAGATCTTTTAAGTTTGTTTTCAGTCGAAGATGTCATACATGAGATATCTGAGTTCTATCAAGTTTTGCAAGAAGCCAAGCAGATTACAGGTGACGGTTACAAGAATAGCGGGGAAGTGAACAGGTACCAGACGACATTCAGGGATAGATGTAGACGTTTTGGGCAGGGTGTGTTTTGAGATTTATATGGTGTCTGCGTCCTAGTTGTATTAGATAGTAACGAAAATGTGATATTAACCTTTTTGGGGTATGATCTCTAATAACCAGCAGCTAAAGCCCATATTCTATTGACACTACTCAAATAGTTTCAACGAACTTATATTTCTACTGTAAAATTGCGGCAGGTGTGTGATATTTCATCCGTCCAGTACTGCTGTTAAGTTTATTTCCCGCATAGTAGCaatttgtgttttgtgttttttttttcttttctccataACCTTTCCAGTTGATGTGGTTTCTAGTTTCTACATCTCCTGGCTGTAATTAGTCATTTTTCTTCAAAAGAAGATATAGAGTTAAATCTTTTTCATATGATTCTAAGATGATggtcacttttttttcttcaaaagaaaatatagagtTAAATCTTTTTCATATGATTATAAGATGATGGTCACTCAgccaagctgggaggctcatccccacgcccgaCATTTTAATAGAATCATGCATCACCATTCAATGGGATTTCCGCAATTCCCTCATTCAATGGTTTCAGATCTTTTGTGAGAGTGCTTAGCAGGGATGTCCTAGTTTGCTTCTCAGCCTCCAACCCAACTGTAAACTATAATGCCGCCAACTGCAAGAGCCATTCCCATCAAGTTCTTAAATGTGAGCGCTGAATCAAAGAGAAGCCACCCCAATGTCAAGACACAGATAGTCTTCATGTGGCCTAAAATGAATAAAACCTGGAATGACACGGCTGAGAATCTTCCATGCAGAGGTACCGACTGATGTTGCAGAATACTGCTAGGGAGCAAGAGAGCATTATGAATGCAAATGCACCAGACGTCATCTTGTAATCTGTTAAAAGTTTTCCAGTAAGAAAGTAAACAACAAATGGACCAAGAATGAGAAGGGAGATAGCTTGATTTGGAGCCGTCTTTCTAAGCAATCAAAAGAGCCTACTGAGTATTTCTTCTGTAATGAACCTATTGACATTTGTTGTAATGATGTACACAAGATGGCCACAGAAGCACAGAGAAAACCTTTGGCATTAACTTTAACATCGGTGACGGTACATATGCCAACATCTATTATCACCACTGCCACAGCAGTCTTGACTTCCCTTGAGAAATTTTTACCGTGGATAATCCAATCCATCACAGAGACCACCGGACTTCGATATCTGATAAAAGCCGACAGAGTTAAGCATGAGACTCAAGTTCATCCCTGTAATTGAGGCATTGGCTACAAGTGAGAACCAAATAAGTTCCCAAAGAGGAACATGTTTCGATGCTGAGTACCCAGATGCATTCGATATGAAACCAACCACTGCAGTAACAGAGAAGTGGCTCTCAGTCAAAGTTGTAGCAAACAGGGGCGGATCCATTCACAGACTAGGACGGGCTTGAGCCCGTCCGAGATTTtgaagcccaaaaaaaaaaaagatatatgttttttttttttttaattggggtTTGTCCAGACGTCGCCCAGTCTCGCTGCAAAACCTCGGT
It encodes:
- the LOC112202953 gene encoding UDP-rhamnose/UDP-galactose transporter 2-like, yielding MAMEAMREREREREQWWWDVWSRLLTVDERAVVTKTAGGDRWISVSFANEPEYFWLDVIITTLQDDVWCICIHNALLLPSSILQHQSVPLHGRFSAVSFQVLFILGHMKTICVLTLGWLLFDSALTFKNLMGMALAVGGIIVYSWVGG